The following coding sequences lie in one Aspergillus puulaauensis MK2 DNA, chromosome 3, nearly complete sequence genomic window:
- a CDS encoding uncharacterized protein (COG:G;~EggNog:ENOG410PG0X;~InterPro:IPR005829,IPR005828,IPR003663,IPR036259, IPR020846;~PFAM:PF00083,PF07690;~TransMembrane:11 (n13-25c34/35o53-75i84-103o109-129i141-160o172-194i265-288o300-320i332-351o371-390i402-425o431-451i);~go_component: GO:0016020 - membrane [Evidence IEA];~go_component: GO:0016021 - integral component of membrane [Evidence IEA];~go_function: GO:0022857 - transmembrane transporter activity [Evidence IEA];~go_process: GO:0055085 - transmembrane transport [Evidence IEA]), giving the protein MRTWFGRGRKLQLAVTSCCLCAFVLYGYDQGVFGGILENKDWLQQFDHPDDTLTGIITSSYNLGCLLGCFVSFFVGEKLGRRRTIWFAMAWILVGAALQATAFTRPHLIVGRVVTGLGTGLKTSTVPMYQSELCEGKKRGRLVSTEVMFVGIGIAFAYWWDFAFSYVGGPFAWRWPIAFQVVFAFWVIVAVFGLPESPRWLYKHGDREEAINVLSAINDKPVDHPDIIQEMDSIGAALSTEADAEGSVSWTSTFKKDKVSTGYRVFLAWFVQFMDQAGGINLVVYYILTVLQRNVGLEHKTAQIVAGCIQLMFPLGSFIPSVALDRMGRRSTMIWGSAGMSVSMLMVSALLSQSDGTDRGTKFASGSVAFFFTYMFIFGASMNCVPWVYVPEILPLHARTRGTALGVSSNWLWNFVVVMITPIIINRLKWKAYLIFMALNLAFVPIIYFFYPETSNLALEEVDCIFSRGGNPVSVAREMQKELAINGHLDPERTIGQNTAPGSIVDRKEELVEHVNM; this is encoded by the exons ATGCGGACCTGGTTTGGTCGTGGACGAAAGCTTCAACTGGCAGTTACATCGTGCTGTCTGTGTGCGTTTGTCCTATATGGTTACGATCAGGGTGTGTTTGGTGGCATTCTCGAGAATAAGGACTGGCTACAACAGTTTGACCACCCCGACGACACCCTGACCggcatcatcacctccagcTACAACCTTGGCTGTCTGCTTGGTTGCTTTGTTagcttcttcgtcggcgaAAAGCTTGGCCGCCGTCGCACAATATGGTTCGCCATGGCTTGGATTCTCGTCGGCGCTGCCCTCCAAGCCACGGCGTTCACCCGTCCCCATCTCATCGTCGGACGAGTTGTTACCGGTCTAGGGACGGGCCTTAAAACATCCACCGTTCCAAT GTATCAGTCCGAGCTTTgcgaaggaaagaaaagaggccGTCTTGTATCGACCGAGGTTATGTTCGTCGGTATCGGAATCGCCTTCGCATACTGGTGGGACTTTGCTTTCAGCTACGTCGGCGGTCCATTCGCCTGGCGATGGCCCATCGCATTCCAGGTGGTTTTTGCATTCTGGGTGATCGTGGCCGTGTTTGGCCTCCCGGAGTCTCCGCGCTGGCTCTACAAGCATGGGGACAGGGAAGAGGCCATCAACGTCCTATCTGCCATCAACGACAAGCCTGTCGACCACCCGGATATCATCCAGGAAATGGATTCCATTGGAGCGGCTCTTTCCACGGAAGCGGATGCCGAGGGCAGCGTTTCTTGGACTTCGACATTCAAGAAGGACAAAGTTAGCACGGGCTACCGGGTTTTCCTGGCCTGGTTCGTTCAGTTCATGGATCAAGCGGGTGGCATCAATTTGGTCGTCTACTACATCCTCA CCGTGCTCCAGAGAAACGTGGGCCTCGAGCACAAGACTGCTCAGATTGTTGCGGGTTGCATCCAGCTCATGTTCCCCCTGGGCTCGTTTATTCCGTCCGTCGCTCTGGATCGGATGGGCCGCCGCAGCACAATGATCTGGGGCTCCGCAGGTATGTCCGTGTCCATGCTCATGGTCTCAGCCCTCCTATCTCAGTCAGATGGCACCGATCGAGGAACGAAATTTGCCTCCGGGTCtgtcgccttcttcttcacctaCATGTTTATCTTTGGAGCCAGCATGAACTGCGTCCCGTGGGTCTATGTCCCAGAAATCCTCCCACTCCATGCTAGGACCAGGGGAACAGCACTCGGCGTGAGCTCCAACTGGCTCTGGAACTTTGTTGTG GTCATGATAACACCCATCATTATCAACCGCCTCAAATGGAAGGCATACTTGATATTCATGGCGCTAAACTTGGCGTTTGTCCCCATTATCTACTTTTTCTACCCTGAAACCTCAAACCTGGCTCTGGAAGAGGTAGATTGCATATTTTCCCGAGGTGGAAACCCGGTGTCTGTGGCTCGGGAGATGCAAAAGGAACTTGCTATTAACGGGCACTTGGATCCGGAACGAACCATAGGGCAAAACACAGCACCTGGT